GAGAGTCAGATTAAATGTAAAGGGAAGGACACACCATCGCCATATTCATCAGCTCCCCTTCTGCCCACAGGCCGATTTCTTAAAAGGACTTCCCGTCTACAATAAGAGCAACTTCAGCAGGTTTCATGCAGACTCTGTCTgcaaagcctctgtaagtagccTATGATATTAATGTGTATCGCCAGTGGTCCCATGGATACAATTCTTGCTTattgttcaaaatgttttgttgtagAATCGGAGGCCTTCTGTGTACCTTCCAACTCGAGATTATCCCTCTGAACAGAGTAAGTAGACTATATCCATCATTTAGAGCAAAGGCTGGACTAAAACAACTAACAAAAGATtttcaaatgatttgttttcataCAAATTATTTCATGGAGACTTTGCTCTAAATGagttaaacatatttttccAATAATGCTGTTTTTTCTGCAGTTATTGTAACGGAGAAAACCAACATCCTCCTGCGGTACCTCCATCAGCAGTGGGACAAAAAGGTGAGCATGTGCATTGCTTTTTTACAGTTTCATTAATCTGGCTTTTCTTATTGATTAgtctttattattataaactGTAGTTCAACTGCTGTTTAATCCTTTTGTGTCTCACAGAATGCAGCAAAGAAAAGGGAACAAGAGCAAGGGGAGAGCGACAGTCCGGCCCCCCCAAGGAAAATTGCTAGGACAGATAGCCAAGAGATGAACGAGGactcataagtgtgtgtgtgtgcgcatgagagtgagtctgtgtgtgtgtgtgtgtgtgtgtgtgtgtgtgtgtgtgtgtgtgtgtttgcggatACAGAGCCAGTACAAACTAACTAACAATGGGAAATCCCACCATTCTAAACATGTCTGGCCATTCTGCACCATGGCAAGATTCCTTTTCTGGTAATGTATTAAGTCACTCAAAGAGAATTGGAGACATTCAAGTAAAAAACCACCATTCATATTGTAAAGGTTGTGTGCGAGTGAAAATAGTGTAATGAGAAAATATTTGACAGTCACTGACTGGTGAGAACAGTTCAGCTGTTAGAGAGGTGACTTTATActgatgctttttttcccttctctttcCTATGCTGGCTGTTCACTGTGTAGCAGTACATGTttaagtgtttgtttgtatgcATGCTGAGCTGTGAGTGTGAATTGTACTGtatattagaaaaaaatgtcaGCGCAGTTTTTAAGATGGGAGCGGGACTTGTCAGACAGTAACCGGGAAAAAGGTGTCACTGCTGGACGGTTTGTCCCGATGTGTGAAAAGACAACTTTTTGTTACTGTTTTAATTTTATTGTAACGATTATGGTTTCTGTATGGCAATGAGCTTCCTGCCAGCCACAGTGCCCACTGTCTCGGTTTCACTGCCCGCTCTGCAGCCACATGGGGGGCATTTGGCATTTCTTCATCGTTTGAATCGACAGAACCCAGACCGCACTGTGAACAGAACAGCACAACGTAGAAGTAGCTCTTCCAGAATCCCCCGTAGAAGTGTCTTTATGGTGAATATGCATATCTTCATTATAGTCTGGCACTTGTGCTCGTAGGTTAAATGTTGTGAATGTTTCTGCGAAATGTTTTACATCTAGCCTTCTGGCTAATTAAAGCTAGTGGGATTTTCTGTGATGGGAAGTTTTGACCGTTCTTTCAtcaaaagatgtaaaaaaaaaaaaaaaaaaagataagctcAAATATGGATTGATGACATTAGCTATTCAGTTGCACATCAAGGTAAAAGCAAGAAAGATATCAAAATGAAATGTCTGGAATAGGGGAAAAAATAATACAGTATGATGTGTGTAAATAATTTCCATGACCAGAATGAGTTTATCcaacattctttaaaaataatacatgtCTATGGATCGAATAGAACATGTGAAAAGAGCCTTGGTCACTgccttgtgtgttttcacagctgAGTATTCTACTTGTGGACCACAACTTACACCTTGAAGGAGGTTGGTGTTTTGTTGTCGTCGTCTTGTGTGATTGTGGAAGGTTTTTAGCCTGGAGGCCTTACGACCTGTCATCGTGGGTCGGACCTTTTAGCTCCCCCAGCTCAGAGCCCGGGAAGCTGTGCAGTTGGTCCTGTCTGTGAGCGCCTTGGATGGCGTTAGTCTGGGCACTCTCTTCAGACGTAGAACGCACAATAAGTTCAGTTGCCATCCTGCCTTGTTCTGAGCTTCAGTTAGCATTGGTGTTATATACTGTACAACACTAAatgaagcttctttttttaatttattttttttaatatcactcCCCGACAGTTTCATCAAAGCGTCCCATTCTTCCTGTCCTTCTTTCAGTCGATGCCGTAATGTGGGTCATCTTTCTACTTCCGGTGTAAATGCTGTCTGTTTAACCACGTTATGCCCCTCAGACTGTTCTAGAACACCCTACGCCTTGCCCCGTCCTGCGTGTGCTACGTCAGACATGTTCTTTTTAGCTTTGCTGAAATAAAACTGGATTGAAACTGAGGTTTTGCCATGTGTTACTtctaataaattatatttaatcctTAACTTAAGGAGATTCTCATAACccctgttggaataaatgtgcatttttttaGCAAGTTGGTCAAAACACATTACATGCAtttgaaatagtttttattAACTATTCAGTCTTAcaaaaatatgacaaaataaattaaaaagaaatagatAATCCCATTTCCCAGTATTCCTCTTGAATCCACTTTGTACATTGGAAGAGCAAATGATGTTCAGTAAGCGATTCCTTCGTGAAGACGGGGTCAGGTTCTAATTTAGCTGTAGTGagaacctcaacattcacctaaTGCAGAAGGGTTAGGGGTATCCAACGTGGTTTAAAGACCTGCTGTTGCTTTGATAGTGAATTGCAAACAGATGTTAAATCTGAGCGTCGCCCAGTGTTGTCTCGTCTCTTGGAGCTTTTATTGATAGCCAAGATCTCTTAATTCACTTCAAACAGTACTTCTGCAGAAACCTCCATCTGAACGACATGAAGTCGCTGTTGCTGCCAACAGTGCAAGGATGAAAGAAGGGATACGTTGGTCAATGCGATCCATTTCCCTCCATAAAATGGACTACAAACATGAAGGTGTGACCTAAACTGTTGCCTTGTCCCAGCAGGGTCGCTTTAGCCATTTGACACCATCTTTCAAATGATTAGTATTTGGACTGTATTGCATCATGGTGTAAAAAAAGGATATGATGAGGCAATGCTCAGCCCTTACCGTCCTTCTGGTTCTGTCATGTGTCTCTTTAACAATAACCAGCCTGTGATACACAAGGACACGGAATATATTCAATGTCTCTTAGCCTTGCACTCCTCATTTTAAAGGACACGAGATGATACAAATTGACGTCCTGTCTATTTCCTTATTGCATTTAATGTCTAAGATTTTCTTGCCTGTCAGCGGAagtacatttttgtgttttctttaggcCTGTGACTGAACTTATTTTAAAGTTGCTACAGACACATGAAAGAAGCGACACCATTGAAAAAGCAATTTGCAGTTCATTGTCATCACTCCTCGACTAGACACGCAAAGTGGAAGATGGATGAGTTGTAATTATTGTATTAATTGTTGGTAAGGAGGCGATTCCTCCTGTTAAATATGAGACAGGAGGGAGCTGTCAGCGGAAATTGAAGCGACACAAAGAAAAGATGCATAGTGGTTGTGGATAATACACTACCATGTGGGGGGGTTTATCCAGACTCACACTATACGTGTCAGTCTCCAGAAACTGTGttattgccaaaatgtgatgaaaaTGCATAGTTAATGTTTCTGTATCTCTTACTACAGTGTGACGGACTCCTCTAAAGTCACCATAATACGTTTTCCCTTCAAAGTGTTCTTACATTGCAGCCCAACGCCCTACTGGCCCCTTTTGGACACTGATGACGATGGAGTGATCATGGCTCAATGTGAATTCAGAACACGTTTAGCTatgcgtgtgtatatatactctGGCGCCACCTCCTGGAGACCCTTTAGGCATGAAATACCTGTTAATGTCGTATGGTGGGTTGCGTAATACATACCATAGACTGTGTTGATGTACATCATGTAGATCAACAGAACATACAGTACACATACATCTTAGACAAGCAGTACAATTCCAAAAATACCGCTTTGGTTAAAAAGGTGAAGTCCCATTATCAGCACTGTGATAAATGAAGCAAATGGTGCGTGCACAAAAGATACTGAGCACAACAGAAGAGCTTCAGTAACTTttgtaaaatgacacaaaaccaTCTTAATATTCAGGGAATGCGATAGTTGCTGAGAGCAGGTGAGTAGAGAGCACGTACTTTGTGAAATGAGGCGTTGGTCCTCTCCTGCAGAGCGAGACGGCTTTCTACGCAGGGCCTAAGGCTTCAGTGCAAATGTTTCTTCTTCAACTCTATGCTGGTTTGCCAAATCTGGTAAGAGTTTGTGAAATGAAGCCCCATCTGTGTTTACAATGCGCCCTCGTAAGGAGAACAGCGGCTTTGCATGCGCCATTTCCCCAAAatcttctttattctttaaactCTTGGGGGAAATACTGGTACATGAAAACTTAGTAAGTTCTTAACTTCCTTTTCTAGCAAATTCACAGGATGGGAACGAGGGGTCAAAGCTCGGACATCACCTGCTTTGAAAATAAAGCTGGTGATACACAGGGATGCTTCTTAAGGGAGGAAGGGACCTTACGACTAATGAGAATACTTCAAACTGATTGCTattgcttttcctttctttccactTCAATAGAAAAGTGAAGGGCCCAAGAATAGCTTATATTAGACAATATCTAATAATCACGTGTGTTGTGATGTCCAAATCAAATCCCTTCCCAACAGGTGGtcctacaggggggggggggggggggcaacaagaTGCTTACAATCTATGACTAGAAGAAATCAAGAAACACAGCTCTCTGCTTTAAAGGTTAGAAATATTAGAAATGCAGCTCATGCATTTCTTTCTGTATTGCAGACAAGgaaggatttgtgtgtgtgtgtgtgtgtgtgtgtgtgtgtgtttactcggtCATGATAAGAgggctgttttcttttgtctcagcaacaaaacaaaaaaaagaggaacccCAAACATCAGTTCCATctcgtcctctctcctcttcaggTACCTCTGCACACAGAGGGTCGGGCCTGTCGTCACAGTAAACACACCCCTCCTGCTCGCTCTCCATGGAGATACTAGACTTTAGAGCCGGCCGGGTCCAAGACTGTTGCGTGGCCGTTCTGTGAGCCTTCCCCTCCAGGCGAGGGGATCTCGTCTGGAACACCGTTCAAGTCAGACCTGGACGCCGCCTGTGACGACGAGCCCTCCCCCGGTCTGGGCGGCGCAGCGCCGTTCACACATGTCCCGCCCTCAGATTTCCCAAAGTTGAACAGTTTCCCAGGGTTGAAGGCCTTGCTGGGTGACTGAGAACGCTCCTGGGAGCTGctacctgatgatgatgatgatgatgatgacgctGTGGTGTTAGAGGCTGCGGTGGCGGCCGCAGAAGCCTCCTTCTTATTCTCAGGCGACTTGAGGAATTTGAAGCTGAGGAACCCGGGCAGCTTGGGCTCACTCCCGGTGGGAGACTGGGGGGAGCGGGCGCCGCTCGAGGAGAACTTGCTCTGCAGCGGGATGATCTGTTTCAGCTTCATCACGTTGTTGTTGGCCAACAGGGAGCTCGGCCTCTTGGGTTTGTCcgagccgctgccccccccccctccgcccgcgGAACGCGATTTGCCGCTGTGACTTTTCTCGTGGTGGTGATCTCCAGAGGAGTCGCCCTTGCTCTCGTCGCGCTCCCTTTCCCTGCGGGCCATATGCTCCGcctgcctctgcctctcctcctcctccctcttcctcctctgcagctgctggtaATGCTGCTGCGCCTGCCGCTCATGcttctgcagaggaagagaaacatCCCCACGATGCATTTACTAGAATCAGCAACGCAGCTAACCGTCACCACACTGCACCCTGCACTGCTACCACAGCACAGCCCCTTTTCAGTGGTCCTTCTCAACAGGATCATCACTAAAATATCTCCAGTGTCGCAGGACATCTTTGGCTCCTCCGGCAGCTACTACCACTATTGATTATTCTTACAATACAGAACACTGCACGTGACGAAGTGGGGGCTTGTTCGATTAATTGAATAATGATCACACTTGATCTATCACATTATTTACCTTAAAGGCCTCCCTGCGCTGATAATCCAGTTTAGCCATCTCCTCTCGAACCCATGTGGGAATGTCAGGGATGGCCACGTGGATGACGTACTTCAGGAGGATGGCAAAGTGCTGCACAGAGGGACCGGTACAAATGTTTGggatgaaacaaaaaacacaatgaacCCATTCAGATCCACAATGCTCACAAGTATTCTTTAAGCAGATGTAACTTCAAATAATTCCTGCATAGCATCTGGGACGTGTGATCCTTTCTGACCAAGACAGAGCTGCAGGCTCTTTATCCTTTTCCCAATTGTAGGCAGGCACAGACAAAAACTATCTAAATATATTACaagtaagaaaagaaatgttgagAGCTCCAATCCATAAAAATTGGCACACATGTGTAAAAATTCACTCAGAAGTCACTCTCATTGAATAAGAGATAGTTGATGCTACATCAGTGTACACGCTAACACAAAGACGCATTCATGATGTATGCACACGTCAAAGTATTTCCCAACAATCTGATGGCGCCCTGAGACATTCCGCCTCGCGCTAAGGAGCTGTGGTACCTCGAGGATAACGATGGAGATGATGGCCATCTCGGGGCTGAGCCACGGGAAGAGGCGCTGCAGCTGACCACACTGACCAATCAGGTAACAATTCACTATGATGGCAATCAGGCCCATGGCTTCCATCGCTGTCtgtgaaggagaaaaaggagaaagcttttttttttgctgtactTAAGAATCCTTTCAATGTTACTCAGGTCAGTCCTGTTCACCCTGTTCCTGTCGATTATTGGTCATTATTAACACAGTTGCATAATATTCAAAATGGCAAACTATCACGGCGGCCTTCTGACCTGCCACTGGCCGATGCTCTCTACTCTGATTCCAAAGGGCCTCTGCAGACCGGTGCAGAGCTTGAAGGCATCACTGCGGATTTCAATGATGTTGTTGATGAGAGCGCACATGGCAGCCAGAGGGAAGGCCGAGGAGAAGAGCACCACGTAACCAAACTGGACAAACATCTCCTGGTAGTCCTGGAAGGTGTCCTGAAAGGGACAGAGTGGAAGATCACACCACAACTCTTTGTGTGTTGTGCTGCTTTCATGGCCTTTTGTAACATGATCCAGCGCTATTCTCAATGCAGTGTTGTCACTCGGGACACGTGTGGAGGGTTGTGTAACTGCAAAGGTTTAGGGTTCGGTTGACTTTAGGTTACAGTGCTTTTTAACAAACAGACATAAGAAAAGGACAGAGCATGTGGTGAATGACAGTCGAGTGTTGTGGGTTAACTTGTTAAGTCACTATTATGAACTTGCTAAACTAAGCTAAACTGTTTCTATCTGTAAACGGTAGGTTATGTTATTCCCAGATTTCATGGAGGAAATTTTACTTCCATAGAGAGAAGTTTGTCAATCTGGGTTTTCCTCTCGTTTTTGATTGTGGGGTAAATACTATCAGTTGGGGGGAGGAGCTTGAGTCACCTGCTCCTTTTCCAAATCCCAGAGATCCCCCTCATATACGCCTCTGAATCCGAGCATCACAGTACTTTGGCATCCTTTAAAGCTCTGTGCAGAGTTTATAGAATACATTCAGATTAAAGCCCTTCTTACAGCATATGTCTGCATGCAGCTCTCCATCTCAGCCTGAGTCAGCgtgttgttctctctctcttcgggGGGGTTAATCCACGACTCCCTTTTTGTCTTCGGCTCAACTCTCTCTGTGCTCTTGCCTCTTCTTCTGTGTCGCAGGGACGCGCTGCTGTCCGCCAGCGCAGCCGCCCGGGCGCCAGCGTTTATTCCCTCGGCCGCACCCGTCGCTCCGCCCCCCGACTCCTTCACGTCGTGGATGCCATTATCGTCGTCCTCGTCACACATCTCAAATACAGAGGCAGGGTCCATTCCTTTTTCCACCATTGTGGGGCTCCCTTCCTCCAGGAAACTGGTGTGCATGGGCGGCCCGCTGCAGGCTGGTCTTCTGTCCGCCTTAACAACAACAAGAGATTAGCCAAACAAAGCATTATTAGCAATGTCAATGAAAAAACACCAAGTGCATTGAACATATCTGCAGCCCATCATACATGTATGTTGCCACACAGCTTATACCTTCTCTATGAAGCTGACCTTCCTCAGCTTCAGACCGCAGTCAATCaggctctcctcctccgtctctccttcaCTGAACCTCCCGCTGTCGGCCTCGTCCTTCTcccctcgctcctcctcctccggcaccCCGCAGCCTCCGTTCAAACACTTCTTCTCCCTGAGAGAAGTCGGCGGGGCAGACAGACGTCAGAGCGCGTGCGTGTTAACCGCTCACAGCGGCGTCCAGCGGGCATCAATCAGAACCACGTGCAGATAAAGGGGCTTTTTATTGGACTGTTGTTCGACACCTGAGCTGAGCGTGAGGAAACTGACACGTGGTCCGTTTGCTGTGACCGACGTGTTGGGCATTGGTGTGAAACACTACTGTTAACACTCGAATGTTGTTGTTCATCACACTCTCATTTCGAAAGTGTCAGATTCTCTTTTTTCCTGCTTCATTTGTCATCCAAATTTAAAAACTCGATGCATTAAAGCATACGGTGTGTTTGCTGCATTTATGAATTGAATGGGACTTTGACCTTCTATCCAGCGGCCCCAATCCAGGCCTGGTGCCCCTCAGTCCGGGCCCTGGCATGGCCTGATCGCTGGGGGAGACGTGGGCTTTTCCAGCTGCCAGCCGGCCGTACTTCAGCAGCACCGAGAGCAGAAGGTCCCACACAGCTCGCAGCGTGAGCTCTCCCAGCTTGTGTCGCTCATAAAGGTAAGGCTGCAGCACCTCCTTCACGTTTTGAAGGAACTGGCGTATGATGAGTAGAGTGGCCAGCATctgacaaggagagagagagacattcagACATAAAGGTGGAACGGATTCGACTAATCAATCAAAACTTAgtccacaaaaaaaatcctaaaaggCTTCCTGACAGTTGATGAACTGTCACTAACTGGGGGAACGGACATATTTCTGAAAGAACCAGGATGgagcagtgcagcagcagcagtctttTGGACAATGTGATTCACTGGGGGGGGGTTCCCTTTTCCAGGGATCAACACTTCTATGACCCATGATGTATTTAGACAAATGGCAGGGACACTTAAGTCCTTTCAGTAATTCCCACAAAACCACAACTATCCCTAAAGAATCCAATCCAAGAAGTATGTCTTTATCCATGTGATATACATCCAGGGGATGTGCAGACTAACAAATGCAGCACCACAGAGCTTAATATTGAATATTGGCTTTAATAGAAAAACCAATGCTTCCAAGTCAAATAATATTGAGGCACAATAACCACAGAATGAAACCAAAAATCCACAACGACTTCCAGACGACAACATGGACAGAAAGTGACTAGTCAATGATAGGAGACATCAGAGAGAAGAAGATACTGTTCTCACTTCTACCAACAAGCAGCACACCAGGTGGTTTTCATTTCAGATGCTTAAGGGCTGTTTATCTTAGATCCTGtccatttatattttaaatgttgttttttccactCTTGTGGTGTTATGCAGTTCTAGGTGGAATGATTGTTAAGTAGAAAAGTAAACATATTGCGACAAATATTTGCACAAGCCGGGCTGAACCCGTTGGCGATGTTAACACAACACGACgagtgttacacacacacacacagggaggatgaggggggggggggggggtcagaaatcaatcaatcacttGGACGGATCACAGCGTCATATCTACAGTTGTAAACCACTCTCCTACTATCTCAGTCCGGTGAAAGTCACATGTCTCCGAAATAGGTTTTTAGAAGTACAATCTGccccaaaatctaaaatacTCCTGTTACCTGCAGTACTTTTATTCAATCTAGATGGTCATTGTGGGGGAAATATAGTTCCTCCATGAAATCTTAAGAAACCGGGTCAAGATTTCTGGAAAGAGATGTTTAgttgttataaatatattttgataCACTTTGAAGTCATATGCGAGTCAGGCTACATCCCCAAAACCAAGCACCTACCTCGAATTGGACACATAGCACAAGTAAGATGAAAACATTTGGATTTTGGGTTTAATAAGCAAGAAAAAActaatactattattattatacgcATTATATTTGTCctaatgacattttgaaatcGTTTTTCAAATCAACTAgacaaatacaataaatactTAGAATCTAGTTTTAAACAAAGCAAGTTGGGATCTGAAGTCTAATTGTCACAGAGCATGCAAGGTTAAGACAGAGGTGGTCAGAAggggacctttgacctctcgcCCAGACATCGGATGCACAGGGAGCATACTTTGGACCTGAGTAAAGCCCTGAACATCCAGGGAACAGAGACCACAAACATCTGGATCTTGAGGAAGAGGGAAGGCAGCACATTGATCCGGACCTGCCGCTGCAGACTCCTTAACAGAGACAACAGCACCAGCATCTTCCACACATGGACAAATGGATGGGATGTGCAGAGGGATGGTAATGGAACTCAATGCATgtaagcagagagagaaaagcatgGAAAGATGGGGGACAACTGGCCAAAAGAGTTATTGAAGCTAATGTGTGACACAGGAACATTTAAACTGGGATTGTTCTTACCTCCTTTAGACGCTCCATGTCCTTGAGGTAGAATCCAATGTAAAAAAGGCTAAGATAAGAATTTACAAACTGAaactgtaaaagaaagaaatgcctGGTGTCATTTTGAGGAAAGTTGTGTGAAAGggaacattaaaaatgaatcaagTTTCCAAATCATATTGTAATTAAGAAATTATGTAAAAAAGCCACCCACAAGAACCATTTTGATGATGAGATTCTTCTCGTAGGCACTCTGGAGTCTATAGTTCTctgtgaaaaaaacatgaaatcatccCTTACCACTCAAGGTCACTGAAACCAGTATTATTAAGATgatttatgtatatgtatgtttgtgtagaTCAAACTGAGGGCTGGACTCTCACCCATGTCGTTGAGCCAGCAGGCGATTTTCCTGTACACCTCATCACAAGCCGTCACAGTGATAGCCAGCATGATTTTGGGGATGAAGCGAGCGAGGCGAGGCATTTCTTTGATCCCCATCACAAactcctgcagggacacagacACAGATCTTTACTTTTGTGTAACCACCCACAACATGTGCAAGTTTGATTGCGTTAGTACATGCCCCCTTAATATTAATTTGATGAAACTACATGAAGACAGACGCAGGGTTAGAAGATTATTGCTACGTTTACACATCACAGCATTACGATTGGATGCCGAGAGGCGACTGACCTGCAGCTCAAAGCAGATGAGCATGACCAGGAAGACAAAGCAGAGGCAGAGGATGCAGATGGGAAGGCTGACCAGCCACCTGAAAACACGCCGCCGCCACGGAGGGTAGTGGAACTCCTCGCAACCTGTCACGGGACTGCAGCGCTTCACTCCctgccgagagagagagagagagagagagagagagagagcatgaaaGAGGCCTGAAGGACAAAGAGAAGACGACGAGTTTTAGTTCTTCTGACCCGGAACTGGGGCCGTGGTTCCTCCAGGGATTCGGGTGGCGTGTCCAGCGTTCCCCACTTGAAGGCCAGCTCGGCGCCCCTCCTCTTCCACCGCTCCAGAAACAGAGTGGCCCACACCACGTTGAACAGTGCAAACACCACACAGCAGATGTCCCGGCTCGTCTGACACAACAACAAACCCGCACAGTTGGTCTCGGGTGATGATCATTTTTTCCGTGGGGGATTATGTTGCTTTAAGCCTCACCTGATCCGACTCTGTGAGCATCCACAGCACAAAGCCGATCACAGCAGGATACAACATAGAAGTGGTGTAGAATCCCAGCCAGGCAAAATACATGGCAATCTTCACCCCAAAGTAGTCGCAGATATCATCTGTACCAACCAGGACCAAGGACAGAGCAGAAGGACGACATGACAAGGATCTCTATGACATGTATTGATATGACACCTTTGGAGCAGTAATAGAGGGGACCATGAGCAGCAAAGGGGATCAAAAAGTGCTCCAATCTGTCTTGTGGTTTTGTGTTAATGAGTATTTGGTTGCGCTGACCTAAAGGCTGTTTCTCACAGACGGCCTGGACCCAGGACTTCATCAGCTGGCTGAGGATCCTCTGCTCGTGGAGAGGAAATAGCTGTTGGATCACACCTCGAGCACTCAGCTCCGAGACTGCAAACAAATAACACGGCATGCAGGTATTAGGTGTGCGTTTCTCACTTTTGATGACACTTTGTGAGGAAGCTTCTGTCACCAGTGAACTACTACAACGTACTAATTGGCTGGCCTTCCAGGAAGTTGATATTATGAAGCACCTCCCCGTGTTTGGCCCTTAGATTGTCCAGCCAGTATTTAATGATGCTCTGCCTCTCCTGCAGCACACAGAAGGAGGCAGAAGTCAATTCAGACGATGCATATTAACTTGCATTTGTTCTTGTATGTTTGCTGGAGCGTTGTGACACTGACCTGTGAAGTGAAGAAGCACAGCTCACTCTCGATGTTCTCGTAGATGTAATCCTCCTCACCCGAGAAGTTTCGTGTTCCTCCGCCAAACTCAGGCTTCACTGCTTTCCTCAATCCCATCTCCTCAGCACCTCGCAGCAGACTGATGGTGTTACAGAGTTAAAGAATGCTCTGTGTTATCTGACTCTGTGGGATCGGTTTACTGTTGATATGCATTAATAATACtttaatcaatacattttataacTTATATATGTAGCTCTTAAGCAACAATTTCAACTTTTCTAGTTAAAACTAAACTAAGTAGGAGGATCTACTTTTTCCGTTGTATCTCTTTGTAAACGTTATCTTTTTGGCCTTTGCACTGTTGGTTATTGGCATTTGTACCACATGaactattcattcattcatttaggtTGTTAGCAGGGTTTCTATGAAGAAATGTAAGCAGAGGACATCATATAATGGCCTGATCTCTCCTCTAATGCTTTGACCTCATCAGTCTCTCATCATCCCAAATCCCATCAGTTCTTCCTCCATGTTTCCTCTCATCTTTCCTCCTGTCTGTTCTCCCCACCTCTGTCaatcctttctctctttttatattCCAGGgtccttcttcccctcctcccctcctgtccTGTCCTTCCCAGCAGCTTTGTGCTGAAATCGCAGTAATAATgcagcaacaccccccccccccccacgggcgGACAGCTCACCTCTGTCTGTCACATGTACACAAAGGTATATAAAG
This is a stretch of genomic DNA from Pungitius pungitius chromosome 7, fPunPun2.1, whole genome shotgun sequence. It encodes these proteins:
- the dda1 gene encoding DET1- and DDB1-associated protein 1, with translation MEKADFLKGLPVYNKSNFSRFHADSVCKASNRRPSVYLPTRDYPSEQIIVTEKTNILLRYLHQQWDKKNAAKKREQEQGESDSPAPPRKIARTDSQEMNEDS